GTGAGATCATGAGACCATAGAAGCAATAAGTGTTGAGAAGAAAGATTACCTCAGCAGGCGGAGTAGGGTTTCTACAGAACTTTGAGCCACCAGGAGCCCATGGGACTACAAAATAAAAATAAAAGTAAGTGGGTCATTTAGAATCCACCTTGAGAGGAACTTGTACAAACCTATCTTCCTATCATGGTTTGAGATGCTTACCGATATAAGGATCAGGGTGTCGCCATTTGTCGTATTCTGCTTCACCATGAGCAATCAGTTTGTCGATTCTGTCAACATCCTCCTACAACATACACCCTCAATCAAGGGATACACAGTGAGAAACAAAGACAATGAGAATCAGAAGGTAAATTCGCAATCATTTAGTCAGGAGTTGGAAGAAGAAGAAGAGTTTCACTATAAGCTTAAGCAGATGACACAGAAACATTTAGTGATAAGCTAATGGATTGCAAAAGCAGAGTTCAGTCTACACAGCAATGAATTGGAGATACCAACTCAACACAAGAAAAAAGAAAAAAGAAAAAAGAAAAAAGAAAAAAAGCAAGCTTTATCATGTTTAACGTCCAAACACACTAACATAAGCTATAATCATTTCTCTGTTTCAACAAAAAAAAAAAAAACTATAATCATTTCTCTAAACTCTAAAGTCTCTCTCTTTACCAAATTCGATCAAACAACATACAATAATATACTTGCATTCCCGATCAGTTCAATGAACAATCGAGCAAAGAAACGGCAAGAGATGAAAACAGAGTGTGAAATGAAAAAGAGACACAAACCACATCTTGGTTGGCATTGAACTTCTCGCGCAGATCAGAAGCCTGAAAAGGAACGAATACCAATGAATTCAAAAAAAAAAAAAAACCCAAAACGCGAGATCGGCTAAAAAAAACAGAGAGAAAACCAAATCCCAATCCTATTCGGAGAAGAAACATACGTCTCGGTAGAAAATGTGGCGATGAACAGCCCAGTTCAGAGTATCCTTGAGGGCACGGCGATAGAGGATTCGAACCCTCTCCTTTTGCGCCGCTCTCCGCGCGAAATACGCCGCCGTTGATACTCCGCTCATCTTTCCACTCTCCTCCTCTATCTAATTTCTGATTTTCAAC
The DNA window shown above is from Brassica oleracea var. oleracea cultivar TO1000 chromosome C3, BOL, whole genome shotgun sequence and carries:
- the LOC106331966 gene encoding NADH dehydrogenase [ubiquinone] 1 beta subcomplex subunit 9-like isoform X2; this translates as MSGVSTAAYFARRAAQKERVRILYRRALKDTLNWAVHRHIFYRDASDLREKFNANQDVSHGLLVAQSSVETLLRLLRSRLCTTMVTKTTHKSNFFHTHQ
- the LOC106331966 gene encoding NADH dehydrogenase [ubiquinone] 1 beta subcomplex subunit 9-like isoform X1; amino-acid sequence: MSGVSTAAYFARRAAQKERVRILYRRALKDTLNWAVHRHIFYRDASDLREKFNANQDVEDVDRIDKLIAHGEAEYDKWRHPDPYIVPWAPGGSKFCRNPTPPAEIEIVYNYGHEDNP